One window of the Drosophila ananassae strain 14024-0371.13 chromosome 4 unlocalized genomic scaffold, ASM1763931v2 tig00000054, whole genome shotgun sequence genome contains the following:
- the LOC6505444 gene encoding LOW QUALITY PROTEIN: protein cornichon-like (The sequence of the model RefSeq protein was modified relative to this genomic sequence to represent the inferred CDS: inserted 1 base in 1 codon; substituted 1 base at 1 genomic stop codon) has protein sequence MAFNFTAFTYIVALIGDAFLIFFAIFHVIAFDVLKTDYKNPIDQCNSLNPLVLPEYLLHIFLNLLFLFCGEWFSLCITIPLIAYHIXIGYGGXATRPGLYDPTTVLKTETLSRNMREGWIKLAVYLISFIYYIYEMVYGAWCLGISLLPPAHPHCVLIVI, from the exons ATGGCCTTCAACTTCACCGCGTTCACCTATATAGTAGCCTTAATCGGCGATgcttttttgatatttttcgcCATATTTCATGTGATTGCATTTGACGTGCTGAAAACTGATTATAAAAATCCAATTGACCAGTGCAATAGTCTCAATCCGTTGGTTCTACCGGAGTACCTGCTGCACATCTTCCTCAATTTACTCTTCTTGTTCTGCGGGGAATGGTTTTCTCTGTGCATCACCATTCCCCTCATAGCCTATCATA TGATAGGCTACGGGGGATAGGCTACGAGACCCGGACTCTACGACCCAACCACTGTTCTTAAAACGGAAACCCTATCCCGAAACATGCGCGAGGGCTGGATCAAGCTGGCAGTCTACTTGATTAGCTTTATCTACTACATATACGAAATGGTTTATGGTGCCTGGTGCCTGGGGATCTCGTTGTTGCCGCCAGCGCATCCGCATTGTGTATTAATTGTCATTTAA